A region of the Nitrososphaerota archaeon genome:
AACACTCCAAAAAGACAATCCGCGATTTACCAACGGTAGAGGTGATGAGGGGGGATGGGCGCCAGAGATGGACAACGAAAAGGCATTAGAGATCTCTGCCCAGGCAATAGAAAATCTAGGCTACACACTAGGAAAAGAAGTTGCATTGGGTGTTGATTTTGCATCATCTACACAATGGGATGATAAAAAGAAAAAGTACGTTTACGACCGCGCCGGCTTTGAGAACACCCCGGAAGAGCAAATCGACTTTGCCGCAAACATCATAAAAAAATACAAGCTGATCTATGCCGAAGATGCGGTGCACGAGGAAGCATTTGATGACATGGCCATACTGGCAAATAAATTCCCAAAGACATTTGTCACAGGCGACGACCTGACAGTCACAAATCCAAAAATTCTGCAAAAGGCGGTAAAGAAAAAGTCATGCACCGGTGTCATTCTCAAGGTAAACCAGGCGGGAAGTCTCGATGATGCACTAGAGTTTGCACAGATTGCCTCCAAGAACAAAATAGGAATCATAACATCACATAGATCAGGCGAGTCCACAGATTACCAGATTTCTCATATTGGAGTTGCCACTGGTTCTAAAATGCTAAAGGTGGGCGTAGTGGGCGGCGAGAGAATAGCAAAACTAAATGAATTGATTCGTCTCTCAGAGCATGGTTTAATATCGGGTATGGCAGAGGTTTAAAATCGTAAAATGAGTCAGCAGACAGAACCGCAAGACATCAAGAAAAAGATCCTCTCCACAGGAATAAGAGTTGGAACTACTGTCAAGACTACCTTCATGCAACCATTTATCACAAAGGCAAGCCCTGAAGGACTCTACATGATTGACCTTGACCAAACATTGGCAAGAATCAAGACTGCAGCTAAATTCATCAACAGAATGGAACCATCACAAATCTTGGTTTGCTCTGGACGAGAATATGCAAGTACGCCAATTGAGAAATTCTGTGAAATCACCGGTGCTAGAAAGATGCTAAGCAGATTCATGCCGGGAACTCTGACCAACCCGTCATTACCGTATTACACTGAACCAAAATTAGTCATCATCTCTGATCCTCAAGTTGACTCGCAGGCAATCATAGAGGCAACAAATGCCGGAATTCCAGTCATCGGCGTATCAAACACAGACAATGTCACATCAAAAATCGACCTAGTCATTCCAGCAAACAACAGGGGTAGAAAGTCACTTGCCACGGTATTTTGGCTGTTGGCAAGAGAAATACTAATACAAAAAGGAAAGCTGGGCG
Encoded here:
- a CDS encoding enolase, whose amino-acid sequence is MPKITSVRGRLLYNSRGSKTIEIDVISDKKYLGRACAPSGASVGKYEVQSFADNNPEKSLQILNKNIKKFVDLDSDDLKSIQREIRKIDSSSNYSKIGGAVAYALTIASIDSAAKARDEPFFKVISQTKKWRFPFPLGNILGGGAHAGPGTPDIQEILICSVGAKTPRESIEMNLAVHKELGKTLQKDNPRFTNGRGDEGGWAPEMDNEKALEISAQAIENLGYTLGKEVALGVDFASSTQWDDKKKKYVYDRAGFENTPEEQIDFAANIIKKYKLIYAEDAVHEEAFDDMAILANKFPKTFVTGDDLTVTNPKILQKAVKKKSCTGVILKVNQAGSLDDALEFAQIASKNKIGIITSHRSGESTDYQISHIGVATGSKMLKVGVVGGERIAKLNELIRLSEHGLISGMAEV
- a CDS encoding 30S ribosomal protein S2, whose protein sequence is MSQQTEPQDIKKKILSTGIRVGTTVKTTFMQPFITKASPEGLYMIDLDQTLARIKTAAKFINRMEPSQILVCSGREYASTPIEKFCEITGARKMLSRFMPGTLTNPSLPYYTEPKLVIISDPQVDSQAIIEATNAGIPVIGVSNTDNVTSKIDLVIPANNRGRKSLATVFWLLAREILIQKGKLGENDPMKYEIDDFETKISEEELE